In Neisseria dentiae, one DNA window encodes the following:
- a CDS encoding YidB family protein, with protein sequence MALMDSLLNAAASAIGGANGQQGTAVQMVMDLVQQSGGVGNLINQLQQGGLGGALESWISTGSNQSVSGSDLQSALGSGLIEQVAAKFGMDGQQAGDLLAQYLPNLVDGATPNGSAQDADGFGLDDIASLVLKNLVK encoded by the coding sequence ATGGCTTTAATGGATTCTTTACTCAACGCGGCCGCATCGGCCATCGGCGGCGCCAACGGCCAACAGGGCACGGCGGTGCAGATGGTGATGGATTTGGTGCAGCAGAGCGGCGGCGTGGGCAACCTGATTAATCAGTTGCAGCAAGGCGGTTTGGGCGGCGCGCTGGAAAGCTGGATTTCCACCGGCAGCAATCAAAGCGTATCGGGCAGTGATTTGCAGTCTGCGCTGGGCAGCGGCCTGATCGAGCAGGTGGCGGCCAAGTTCGGTATGGACGGCCAACAGGCCGGCGATTTGCTGGCGCAATACCTGCCCAATTTGGTAGACGGTGCCACGCCCAACGGCTCGGCGCAAGATGCCGACGGCTTCGGCTTGGACGACATCGCGTCGCTGGTGCTGAAAAATCTGGTGAAATAA
- the nadE gene encoding NAD(+) synthase — protein sequence MQTQAVIDHIVGWLQDYAATARAKGFVVGVSGGVDSAVVSVLAARTGLNTLLLEMPIRQKADQAGRAQAHIEDLKKRFPDNVKGMSIDLTPTFDTFAATVDVNEADYPAKQLALANARSRLRMVTLYYYGQINGLLVTGTGNKVEDFGVGFFTKYGDGGVDISPIAGLLKTQVYQLAAALGVSESIRTAPPTDGLWDTDRTDEQQMGATYPELEWAMEVYGWNAPEDFTGRQREVLEIYTRLHQAMQHKVKPIPVCEIPAALLAP from the coding sequence ATGCAAACCCAAGCCGTAATCGACCATATTGTCGGCTGGCTCCAAGATTACGCCGCCACCGCCCGCGCCAAAGGCTTTGTTGTCGGCGTGTCGGGCGGCGTGGATTCCGCCGTGGTATCCGTTTTGGCCGCCCGCACCGGCCTGAATACCCTGCTGCTCGAAATGCCCATCCGCCAAAAAGCCGACCAAGCCGGCCGTGCACAGGCGCATATCGAAGATTTGAAAAAACGCTTTCCCGACAACGTGAAAGGCATGAGCATCGACCTCACCCCCACTTTCGACACCTTCGCCGCCACGGTTGACGTTAACGAAGCCGACTATCCTGCCAAACAACTCGCCCTGGCCAACGCCCGTTCGCGCCTGCGCATGGTAACGCTTTATTATTACGGCCAAATCAACGGCCTGCTCGTTACCGGAACCGGCAACAAAGTAGAAGATTTCGGCGTGGGTTTTTTCACCAAATACGGCGACGGCGGCGTGGACATCAGCCCCATAGCCGGCCTGCTGAAAACCCAAGTTTACCAACTGGCCGCCGCCCTCGGCGTGTCGGAGTCCATCCGAACCGCCCCGCCCACCGACGGCCTGTGGGACACCGACCGAACCGACGAACAGCAAATGGGCGCCACTTATCCCGAGCTGGAATGGGCAATGGAAGTTTACGGTTGGAACGCGCCCGAAGATTTCACCGGCCGCCAACGCGAAGTTTTGGAGATCTACACCCGCCTGCACCAAGCCATGCAGCATAAAGTCAAACCGATTCCCGTATGCGAGATTCCCGCCGCGCTGTTGGCACCGTAA
- the ruvX gene encoding Holliday junction resolvase RuvX: MLEAPRGTTLAFDFGEARIGVAEGDAEVGTAHPIATVTGEGNEAKFAAIDKLVREWQPRQLVVGLPVHADGSEHELTRLSRKFGRRLNGRFKLPVYWVDERMSSLYAESLLAEAQVFGRKQKAVLDQVAAQAILQGFFEGGAAEFFNGRED, translated from the coding sequence ATGCTTGAAGCTCCGCGCGGCACCACGCTGGCGTTTGATTTCGGCGAAGCGCGTATCGGCGTGGCCGAAGGCGATGCCGAAGTGGGCACGGCGCACCCGATTGCCACGGTAACGGGGGAGGGCAACGAGGCCAAGTTTGCCGCCATCGATAAATTGGTGCGCGAATGGCAGCCCCGGCAGCTGGTGGTCGGCCTGCCCGTGCATGCCGACGGCAGCGAACACGAACTGACCCGCCTGAGCCGCAAGTTCGGCCGCCGCCTCAACGGGCGTTTCAAGCTGCCGGTGTATTGGGTGGACGAGCGGATGTCGTCGCTGTATGCCGAAAGCCTTCTGGCCGAAGCGCAGGTGTTCGGCAGAAAGCAGAAAGCCGTGCTCGACCAAGTGGCCGCGCAGGCGATTTTGCAGGGTTTTTTCGAAGGGGGAGCTGCGGAGTTTTTTAACGGCAGGGAAGATTGA
- a CDS encoding YqgE/AlgH family protein, with protein MNLADHFLVAMPSMDDPFFEGSVVYLCQHGEEGAMGIVINKPSPVTMDLIFAAADSAIPERFQNEWVMMGGPVQIDRGYVVHTPVGNWQNSLTVNDRVALTTSRDIIENLAQPGAVEKAVVSIGYSSWEAGQLERELAENAWLTVPADTHILFDLPYGDRYEAAFAKIGVNPGMMMSGAGHA; from the coding sequence ATGAATTTAGCAGACCATTTCTTGGTGGCCATGCCTTCGATGGACGATCCGTTTTTCGAGGGCAGCGTGGTTTATTTGTGCCAGCACGGCGAAGAGGGGGCGATGGGCATTGTGATCAACAAACCTTCGCCCGTTACCATGGATTTGATTTTTGCCGCTGCCGACAGTGCCATTCCCGAACGTTTTCAAAACGAATGGGTGATGATGGGCGGCCCCGTGCAGATCGACCGCGGTTATGTGGTGCACACCCCCGTTGGCAACTGGCAGAACAGTTTGACGGTGAACGACAGGGTTGCGCTGACCACTTCGCGCGACATCATCGAAAACCTTGCCCAGCCGGGTGCGGTGGAGAAGGCGGTGGTCAGCATAGGTTATTCGAGCTGGGAGGCCGGGCAGCTTGAGCGAGAGCTGGCGGAAAACGCATGGCTGACCGTGCCTGCCGACACGCATATTTTGTTTGATTTGCCCTATGGCGACCGTTATGAAGCGGCTTTTGCCAAAATTGGCGTGAATCCCGGCATGATGATGAGCGGGGCGGGTCATGCTTGA
- a CDS encoding sugar transporter has translation MSQNDASRWLSVFALAFGAFIFNTTEFIPIALLSDIGRSFAVPPTEAGIMITVYAWVVALLSLPLMLLTRNLERRMLLLALFGLFAAGHVLSFFAWNFQVLLAGRIGIALTHAVFWSITAALAVRIAPQGKGNQALSFLSMGTVLAMVLGIPIGRVIGNAYGWRLSFLLIGAVAVLTAAVLAKNLPKLPSVNSGSLASLPLLVKRGGLLQLYAFTVLMITAHFTAYSYIEPFVSQVGGFAPDQVTVLLVIYGVAGFIGSFLFGKWFAKHSKVFFLSCCAVMAVSMLLLYPLSASPLAVYVLCFLWGTGISALGLAMVSRVLHFASDATDVATSIYSALFNVGIGGGALFGHYAEGWFGMKYIGFTGAALAAAALLLAYFLANRRDFAG, from the coding sequence ATGTCTCAAAACGATGCTTCGCGCTGGCTCAGCGTGTTTGCGCTGGCCTTCGGCGCGTTTATTTTCAACACAACCGAATTTATTCCGATTGCTTTGTTAAGCGATATCGGCCGCAGTTTCGCGGTGCCGCCCACCGAAGCGGGTATTATGATTACGGTGTATGCGTGGGTGGTGGCTTTGTTGTCGCTGCCGCTGATGCTGCTTACCCGCAATCTGGAACGGCGCATGCTGCTGCTGGCCTTGTTCGGGCTGTTTGCCGCAGGCCATGTGTTGTCTTTTTTCGCTTGGAATTTCCAAGTGTTGCTGGCCGGGCGTATAGGCATTGCGCTCACCCATGCGGTGTTCTGGTCGATAACGGCGGCTTTGGCGGTGCGGATTGCGCCGCAGGGCAAAGGCAACCAGGCTTTGAGTTTTCTCAGCATGGGCACGGTGTTGGCGATGGTTTTGGGGATTCCGATCGGGCGCGTTATCGGCAATGCCTACGGCTGGCGTTTGAGTTTTTTGCTGATCGGTGCGGTAGCGGTGCTGACCGCCGCCGTGCTGGCGAAAAACCTGCCCAAACTGCCGAGCGTGAACAGCGGCTCGCTGGCCAGTTTGCCGCTGCTGGTGAAGCGCGGCGGTTTGTTGCAGCTTTATGCGTTTACCGTGCTGATGATTACCGCGCATTTTACGGCATACAGCTATATCGAACCGTTTGTGTCGCAGGTGGGCGGTTTTGCACCCGATCAGGTAACGGTGTTGCTGGTGATATACGGTGTGGCGGGGTTTATCGGATCGTTTCTGTTCGGCAAATGGTTTGCCAAACACAGCAAGGTGTTTTTCTTAAGCTGCTGTGCGGTGATGGCGGTGTCGATGTTGTTGCTGTATCCGCTTTCCGCTTCGCCGTTGGCGGTATATGTTTTGTGTTTTTTATGGGGAACGGGGATTTCCGCGCTCGGATTGGCGATGGTGTCGCGGGTGTTGCATTTTGCTTCCGACGCCACCGATGTGGCCACTTCGATTTATTCGGCGCTGTTTAATGTGGGCATCGGCGGCGGCGCGCTGTTTGGCCACTATGCGGAGGGCTGGTTCGGCATGAAATATATCGGCTTTACCGGCGCGGCGCTGGCGGCGGCTGCTTTGCTGCTGGCGTATTTTCTGGCGAACCGCCGTGATTTTGCGGGTTAA